The DNA window GAGCCACATTATCGCGGGTTCCGTCGAAGCGATCTACGCGGTCGCGTCCGGGGCCGCCACCGTGCAGAGTTACGTCTTCCACTTTCTGATTCCGGTCTTCGTCGGAAACGTGATCGGGGGCGTCCTGCTCGTCTCGTTACTGAACTACGGGCAGGTCGCCCCCGAACATTCGGAGGCTCCGAAGAGACGCGTTAAACCCTAGGGCCGGCGTCGCGCTCCGCGAGCTTCGCGAGATTTTGAATCACGATGATGGCGATGATCGTAATGATGATCGCGTAGACGAGCTCCGCCCAGACGCCGCTGCCGGCCTTAAGAAAGAGCCCAATGAGGTCGGTGATAAACTTATTCCACGCGAGCGCCGCTATCAGTCCGAATGCGGCGGTCGCAAGGGCGATCATCGTGCCGAGGTAAGACGGTTTTACTTCCATATTCACCCTCCGGTCGAGATGCGAGATGCCCATAGGAGTTGCCGCGGCCCGCGTTGCAGTCCTGCCCGATGACGATGACGCAAGCCGAAAAAGCCGCGCGATTACGCGCGCTGCATGGAGCCGCGGAGCCGCTGCTCCTGGTAAACGCCTGGGATCCGGTAACGGCACGAATTCTCGAGACGATGAACTTTCCGGCAATCGCAACGACCAGCGCCGCGATCGCGAACGTACACGGATTTCGCGACGGTCAAGGCATGCCGCGCGCCGCGATGCTCGCGGCCATAACGGCGATCGTTGCAGCCGTCGAGCTCCCGGTCACCGCCGACCTCGAAGGCGGCTACGGGACTGCGATCGAGGACGCGATCGCAACCGCGCGCGGCGCGATCGACGCCGGCGCGGTTGGGTTGAACTTCGAGGACGCGGCCGATCGCGGATTGCTTCCAATCGAATTGCAGGCGCAACGCATTCGCGCGATTCGCGAAACCAGCCGCGAACGCGGGATCGATCTCGTGATCAACGCGCGGACCGACGTCTTCCTGGCCTCGATCGGCGAGCCCGGCGAACGTCTGGGTCTAACGCTCGAACGAGCCGCCGCGTACGTTGCGGCCGGCGCCGACGCGATCTTCGTGCCGGGCGTCACCGACGCCGCGACGATCGGCGAACTCGCCCGCGCGATCGCGGCGCCGCTCAACGTTCTGGCGGCGCCCGATTCACCATCGGTCGAGGAACTGAAACGATTGGGCGTTCGGCGTATCAGTTGCGGCGGTTCGGCCCACGGACACGCCATGGCGGCGTTTCGCAAGGCAGCCGCCGAGATGCGCGACCGCGGCACGTTCGACTTCGCATCCGACCGCATCTCGCACGCCGACCTCAACGCACTGCTGTAGCACCAAATGAATCGAGAAACGCGAGAGGATGCTTAGCATTCGCTCGTCGAACGTATGTTCGCAATGAGAAGCCCTGAATCACTACGGGAACTGGTTGGGCTTGCGCTGGCTTGTGGCGCACTCGATGTCGGCGGACCGCTAACCAAGAGCGAAGCGTTACTCACGCACCGGGCGTCGCCAGTCACGAAGCGAGACGCACGGCGCGCCCGCGCAGCGATTCGCGATGGCGCCGACCCGTTAGGCGCCGCATTCTGCGCGCTCCGGTCGCCACTTGAACGGCGTCCCCTGGGAGCGTTTTATACGGGCTCGACGATCTTGGATCCGATGATGGAGTGGGCGCTTGCGCAGCGTCCCGACCGACTTGTCGATCCGGGTTGCGGGAGCGGCCGTTTTGCCGTCGCGGCGGCGATGCATCGACGCAATCTCGAAATTATCGCTGTGGATCTCGATCCTATCGCTACGTTACTTACAAGAGCGGCGTTGGCGGCCGTCGGTGCGACACACGCGCGCATCAGGCAAGCCGACTACGTTCAGATGGAAATCCCGCGCTACGACGGGCGCACTGCGTTCGTCGGGAACCCGCCTTACGTTCGACATCACGCTCTGGCTCCCGAGACGAAAGGGTGCGCCGCGTGGCTCGCAATGAAAGCGGGACATTCGGTTTCCGGTCTCGCCGGTCTCCATGCCATCTTCTATTTAGCGACGCTCGCGAAGCACGGAGTTCCGGGCGACATAGGGACCTTTGTAACGTCGGCTGAGTGGCTTGACGTTGCGTATGGCAGCGTCATCCGCTCGATGTTTACAAACGGCCTTGGCGGGCGATCGTTGACCGTTTTCGATCCCAAGAGTGTCCCGTTTAGTGACGCGATGACCACGGCGGCAATAACAACCTTTTGCATCGGCGAGGAGCGAACGGCCGCACGAGTCGCGCACATACAAAATGCAAACACCGTTGTTACACTAGAACATGTCGGGCAAGAAATCGAGCGGGCGGCTTTGAGCAGTGCGAAGCGTTGGTCACCGTTTTTGAGGGAACCTGTTCCCGAGGTTACGGGTAACACCCTCGGGATGACGTTCCGGGTTTCGCGCGGACAAGTGACGGGCGCTAACTCGTTCTTTGTGATGACTCGGTGCCAAGCGCGCGATCGCGGGATCGAACGCTTCTGCGTACCAATCGTCAGTGCAGGCGAGGAAGTCTCTGCCGCTTGCGGCGTTCTGCACGACAGCCCGGATCGGCTCGTAGGGCTTGAAGTACCTAGGGATACAAATCCCTCGAAGTATGGGCGCCTTGCGGCGTATCTCGCCGCTGGAGAGGCCGCCGGCGTCAACACCGGATACGTCACTTCTCACCGGTCGCCATGGTGGTCCCTCGCATTTCCGAAGCCGCCGGTCGTCGCAACGTATATGGCCCGTCAAGCGCCGCTCTTTGCGGCGAACCCAGATGGTCTAGGCCTCCTCAACGTCGCACATGGGCTTTACCCACGAGCGCCGATGGGCTCAAACACGATCGCCCGTATCGTCGCAACGCTTAATGCCAACCGCGCTTCATTCGTGGGTCGGGGGCGGACGTATCATGGGGGACTCGAGAAATTTGAACCAGGCGAGATGGAAGCGCTACCGCTTGAGGTTCCGGCTTGAGCGCACCTCCGGGAAAGTGGACAAAGGACGAAATCACCGCCGACGCGGCGGCTGCGCTGGCAATCTTTCGAAAGACTCGTTTTGATGAACCACTTGAAAAGTGGGGGCGTGAGGTGGATCGGCGCAGTGCCGACTTCACGCGCTTGTTCGATGAGCACGGCGTCGCTAAACCACACGAGCTCACAGCCGACGACATTCCCGGAATCGTTGACGCCAAACTGCTCGACGCTTTGCGCTACCTCCCCGGCCCACCAATCTCCGAGGACGATCTAAAAAACCTTGCGGATGTCGAATC is part of the Candidatus Baltobacteraceae bacterium genome and encodes:
- a CDS encoding methyltransferase, which encodes MMEWALAQRPDRLVDPGCGSGRFAVAAAMHRRNLEIIAVDLDPIATLLTRAALAAVGATHARIRQADYVQMEIPRYDGRTAFVGNPPYVRHHALAPETKGCAAWLAMKAGHSVSGLAGLHAIFYLATLAKHGVPGDIGTFVTSAEWLDVAYGSVIRSMFTNGLGGRSLTVFDPKSVPFSDAMTTAAITTFCIGEERTAARVAHIQNANTVVTLEHVGQEIERAALSSAKRWSPFLREPVPEVTGNTLGMTFRVSRGQVTGANSFFVMTRCQARDRGIERFCVPIVSAGEEVSAACGVLHDSPDRLVGLEVPRDTNPSKYGRLAAYLAAGEAAGVNTGYVTSHRSPWWSLAFPKPPVVATYMARQAPLFAANPDGLGLLNVAHGLYPRAPMGSNTIARIVATLNANRASFVGRGRTYHGGLEKFEPGEMEALPLEVPA
- a CDS encoding isocitrate lyase/phosphoenolpyruvate mutase family protein, with protein sequence MTQAEKAARLRALHGAAEPLLLVNAWDPVTARILETMNFPAIATTSAAIANVHGFRDGQGMPRAAMLAAITAIVAAVELPVTADLEGGYGTAIEDAIATARGAIDAGAVGLNFEDAADRGLLPIELQAQRIRAIRETSRERGIDLVINARTDVFLASIGEPGERLGLTLERAAAYVAAGADAIFVPGVTDAATIGELARAIAAPLNVLAAPDSPSVEELKRLGVRRISCGGSAHGHAMAAFRKAAAEMRDRGTFDFASDRISHADLNALL
- a CDS encoding DUF5654 family protein; its protein translation is MEVKPSYLGTMIALATAAFGLIAALAWNKFITDLIGLFLKAGSGVWAELVYAIIITIIAIIVIQNLAKLAERDAGPRV